One stretch of Actinomycetota bacterium DNA includes these proteins:
- a CDS encoding phage tail protein: MGDALTHLFHVTLDWVDIGLWTECSGPEVEYEMEDVVEGGQNFFVHKLPGRMTFKPITLKRPINEDSFKLRKYMASVIIGSAVRSTAAITVYDSELAPVMGWSFIDVIPRSWKGPSFNAGDEKVAIEEFVFEHHGFDLMTGSL, from the coding sequence ATGGGAGACGCACTGACCCATCTGTTCCACGTGACCCTCGACTGGGTCGACATCGGACTGTGGACCGAATGCAGCGGGCCCGAGGTCGAGTACGAGATGGAGGACGTGGTCGAGGGGGGCCAAAACTTCTTCGTCCACAAGCTTCCCGGACGGATGACGTTCAAACCCATCACATTGAAGCGACCCATCAACGAGGACTCCTTCAAGCTGCGCAAGTACATGGCCAGCGTCATCATCGGCTCGGCCGTCCGGTCGACCGCGGCGATCACGGTCTACGACTCGGAGCTCGCCCCCGTGATGGGCTGGAGCTTCATCGACGTGATCCCGAGGTCGTGGAAGGGCCCGTCCTTCAATGCGGGTGACGAGAAGGTCGCGATCGAGGAGTTCGTGTTCGAGCACCACGGCTTCGACCTCATGACCGGGTCGCTCTGA